One Paramisgurnus dabryanus chromosome 9, PD_genome_1.1, whole genome shotgun sequence genomic window, TAATGAAGTTAATAAGTTATAGGCTGCAGTAACGTATTTAGACAAAACAACAGTGGATGATTACAGTATTTGAACTGTGAGAGAGAAGCCAGGGTTACTGTGCTTCCTTTATAAGAACTCATAAAGAAGTATCAAATGGGAGTTTTTAATATTAAGTCAGAAtgataaaaatgcatttaacctTATGTGCAAACTAATGCATGTTCCCTTCATCTTTGTTTTCCAGACATTTTTGAACTACACAAAAGCAGGCTCATCATTTGTGTTTGGAAACCTGATTGAAAACATATTTGCGTTCCAGGTCAGTGAGCATTTGACATGAAATGTCAATGGgattattttgaaattttattatataattatgttattgttataattaggtatttatattattattgttgaTCAATATACCCACAGGCTCTTCCTATAGTTGTGTTCTTCAGCAGTGTAATGTCTGTTCTGTACTACTTGGGTGTGATGCAGTGGATTATTATGAAGGTATGAGTGTATTACTCGGGtctttaaatgactaaatgagAGATTCAAACTTTGATCTTCGTTTGATATTAACAATGTATCATTGTAAAAATAGATAGCCTGGGTTATGCAAGTCACGATGGGAACCTCCCCTACAGAGACTCTCAGTGTGGCAGGAAATATATTTGTTGGACAGGTAATATCCTTTGTTTCTGTAATTTAAATGACGTTTTAGAAAAGCACATTTTTATTAGCTAACTGTATAAGGGAAGTATTGTAATCTTAGTCATAAATAAAATTTCCAAAAACTTTACTTGATGGAACATTTTATCTGCCAATTACACAATTTTGGAAAATGCATTGTtgactaattttttaaatagaGTTCAGTTGTGATATAATTTGTACAATCCAGATGACAAATTTATCATTggttttctacactgtaaacaattttttggttcaacttaaaaaagtaaattaccaggttgccttaaaaattttaggttaattcaaataaaaatattagtttactTTTTGTTCAAAtcgtatattttttttacattgtagaGAGTTTTGAATGGCTTTTTCGCATTGTGTTTTTTGAGTAAAATAAGGTCTGTGCTTAACATTGCTTTCCTGTTCTGTTTTACAACAAAGTACAACGTTGAAGTGTTGAAGCGTTGAAGTTTATGGTTGTgccaaatatggacattttctaagttcatttaaaggaacacgcccacattttgtgaatttagcttatatcccccagagttagataagtccatacatacctttctcatctctgtgcatgctgtaactctgtctgacgcagcccccgctagcttagcttagcataaagactggaagtaaatggcttcagctagcatactgctcacaataagtgacaaaatatcTCGAACAtatatgtgttgtgatttgtatagtcacactgtgtacaaataacaaggtcatgtgagacacagccatctttaacactatacatactgggaactatattctcagaaggcgaagcactgctacttgggcggagtgatttgctcgcagcacccaaGAAGCCCCCTGGTAAGGAGGAGAGAATttggtcagagttgtgcaaatcactccgcccaaatagcagtgcttcgccttctgagaatatagttcccagtatgtatactgttaaaagatgggtgtgtctcatatgaccttgttatttgtacatggtgtgactatacaaatcacaacacataaataggaaaatcttcacgttattttgtcacttattgggagcagtatgctagctggaacCATTCACTTcaagtctttgtgctaagctaagctaagctagcgggggctgcgtcagacagagttacagcacgcacggagatgagaggGGTAtttatggacttatctaactctgggggatacagggaataagctaaattcccaaaatgttgGCGTGATCCTTTAAACCAGCAGCTGGGTTTGAACATATTTGAAACAATCCAGGATTGTGTAGCAAGTTGCTACATAAGAACTAAATGTGTTAACTGACAGACATGAAGTTAATGGACCTTATTTCATCTTTGAATCAAACACCTCTATTCAAAcatcatttaaagggatagctcaccaaaaataaaaattctgtcataatttatttatatcaaacttgtataaatttctttgttctgctgaacacaaatgaagatattttgaagaatgtttgtaaccaagcagatctggggcaccattaacttcttaaaggaaaacaccaaagtttttcaatattttactatgtttttacctcaacttagacaaattaattacctatcttttttttaatgcgtgaacttaatctttatacagcgcattgtgaatgtgttattATTTAGCCtatagccccattcattccttaggatccaaacagggatgaatttagaagccaccaaacacttccatgttttccctatttaaagactgttacatgagtagttacacgagtaaaaatggtggcacaaaataaaacgtggtggTTTTTTGAGCGGATAAAAAAATGAGAGCTATATGGCGGAAGAGCAATagtgaaaacatggaagtgtttggcttctaaattcatccctgtttggatcctaaggaatgaatagggctaggctaaatgctaacacattcaagacaCGCTGTACACGtgttaagtgcacgcattaaaaaaaagataggtagGCCTATGCATTAATTAGTCTAaattgaggtaaaaacatagtaaaatatatcaaaacagtGGTGTTTCCCTTTAAGGAGAGAACCATGGCTGGAAAATGCTCATTCTTGTCCGGATTTTACGTGCTTAAATATGCTCTTTATATCTAATATGATTGTTGTTTTCTAGACAGAGGCACCCCTACTAATTCGTCCGTATTTGAAAGACATGACTAAATCAGAGATTCACGCTGTCATGACTGGAGGATTTGCCACCATCGCTGGGAGTGTTATGGGTGCCTTCATATCATTTGGGGTAGAAAAACTTGCATAATTTTAGAATTTCTTTTCACCACATCCAATGAATGTCTGTGTTTACAGTAAGTCACTGATCTTCTCTACACAGATTGATGCCTCAGCTTTGATCTCAGCATCTGTAATGGCGGCCCCATGTGCCTTATCCATCTCCAAACTGTCTTACCCTGAAACTGAGAAGAGCAAGTTCACATCTAAGAGTCAGATTAAAGTTGATGGCGGGTGGGTCCTCTCTCAAACAAGAACATAAACACATTTAGGTTTGTTAATACCGCATCTAACTGTTTGTCACATGGTGTTTGTTTGTGCTCAGTGGTGAGCAGAACGTCTTAGAAGCTGTCAGTGGTGGAGCATCTGCATCTATAGGACTTGTGGCCAACATCGCTGCTAACCTGATTGCTTTCCTCGCCATTTTGGACTTTATCAATGCAGCTCTCAGCTGGTTGGGAGGAATGGTTGGATACCCCGACGTTACTTTTCAGGTGTGTAAAAATAGATTGAATACATTGCATATTGAAAAGTGAAGCATTTTAAGAGAATCATCTCTGATCCCTCAGTTGATCTGCTCTTACGTCTTTATGCCTGTGGCCTTTATGATGGGGATTCCATACGATGAATCATTTATTGTGGCTGAACTTATTGGTACCAAACTCTTCCTCAATGAGTTTGTAGCCTATGAGAAGCTGTCAGAGCTCAAAAGCACCAGACTTAATGGCACTTTGCAATATGGTCCAGACAGAAATTGGATTTCAGTAAGTATTTTGTTATTTCAATGTATTTTTGTGAAATGATATACAGACTGTTTTAATCAGTCAAATGCATGAACTGAAGTTTCCATTTTTGTCACCAAAACTTCTTGCAGGTTCGATCAGAAATCATCTCTACCTACGCTTTGTGTGGCTTTGCTAACTTTAGTTCTCTTGGCATTGTTATTGGAGGCTTGTGTGAGTATCTAAACGAGTAACTGTTTAATGAATATTACATCTGCTCTACCTGTTTAAGAGGCGTGCCAAATGATTTTCGTGCTAGGATTGCATAACTTATCACTCTTCTTATCTCATTTCTTTAGTGATTGTTGTCACATAATTTATTGATAAGattttcaattattttaatTCCACAGCCTCTATTTGTCCACCAAGAAAAAGTGATATATCTGCTATAGTGCTTAGGGCCCTGTTTACAGGCACATGTGTTTCACTGATCAATGCCTGTATTGCTGgtaagcagtttttatttttacagacCACAAAAAaatgccttaatttttttttgattaatCAACTTAGATCTACAAgagtcatttcaacttattattatttatcttgactagagatgagttgttattaCTATATAGTTGAAATatgtcaacttaattttataaaagttgtagcaactcatctcttatcaagataaataatagtaagttaaaatgacttgtaaatctcaattgattaaaaataaaagtaaaaaacttCTGGACATCGGTTGCACATGATTTAATTAGGtttcttaaaattaaatgaacattcgttaacccttgtgtggtgttcgggtctgtgggacccgttttgaatgtttactgaaagaaaaattatgcaattaattgttgtttcaacctcagattcattggccttggctcattttctatgaagaacataaaaataaacaactttataattaatgtacactgtacaccccccctacacatttatattacatatgtggtgttcgggtccactggacccggggttaataagtgtaaaaattgaatgtgctatgtaacttcactctGTTTTTCTCCTACCTGGGACTcatgtgagtgcatgagtgtgtttgtatacatgtctgtacatatgtgatggatgcatgtcagagttttctCCTTCTGCTTTTGCTCTAATgccgcaaggatacaacatgttatatgccgtgcatgaacatttgtctgtacctactgtcccaaacactttaccttctgtctaacaggaaccattctacattttaccattataaaaaatccatagttttattgtagtaaaagagtagtaatcatggttatttggtatatt contains:
- the slc28a1 gene encoding sodium/nucleoside cotransporter 1 codes for the protein MTGKEDLQLTTVSCANEEGLDNPGFVKDDKSSDDSENDQEESEKDSKSCLRKACIPITATETFFKAHSKIIKYIALAIFAAGYVAYFIAACILNFKRAIALVVLTCFGVLVIVFEVVHKYKGDSIRRFFKPAQRWFKSNMRWIKWVFVVIVLGLLVAWLVVDTRKRPEQLISFGGVCLFVIVIFLFSAHRTAVRWRTVFWGLGLQFAIGLFVIRTEPGLKAFEWLGEQVQTFLNYTKAGSSFVFGNLIENIFAFQALPIVVFFSSVMSVLYYLGVMQWIIMKIAWVMQVTMGTSPTETLSVAGNIFVGQTEAPLLIRPYLKDMTKSEIHAVMTGGFATIAGSVMGAFISFGIDASALISASVMAAPCALSISKLSYPETEKSKFTSKSQIKVDGGGEQNVLEAVSGGASASIGLVANIAANLIAFLAILDFINAALSWLGGMVGYPDVTFQLICSYVFMPVAFMMGIPYDESFIVAELIGTKLFLNEFVAYEKLSELKSTRLNGTLQYGPDRNWISVRSEIISTYALCGFANFSSLGIVIGGLSSICPPRKSDISAIVLRALFTGTCVSLINACIAGILFVPPLDCVGVFQNSVFNSTVPDIKTCCYDLFDSANNTNGTISFEGSWGKIENATLYFTNCCGLFSKPVCM